One region of Sebaldella sp. S0638 genomic DNA includes:
- a CDS encoding SpoIIE family protein phosphatase, protein MEIVIFKDIETSKSEIFTLFEKETNDNILIDFGDNFINPQILYFMLFIQREAVLRKRPVIFIVGDEASFKKLLLEKYNKYFSIFNTYKEYENLKRFIKFKVANVNNEQFVKELITNILTNDRFNVTEYSSKDFLMKKKIDEDVVILEYKDEKKNFFEVIKRIKHLDKNIPIILLSNDSDLEQALTTIRLGVNEIVRKPFKREEISNAVKRVAVESELVKENARLFREIQKREKELTILYNNLEKELTLASEIQKSLMPKNDLHFGEYRIRYIYKPSQDIGGDFCDILEVDENNFAVAFADISGHGIPASLLSTMLKVYILNYGYDITDTAKLTETLNEDVIRVFPRGKFISLFYLMIDFYNHKMKFCKAAQESAFLLRGHTDEIEELNTEGQVLGLFSKIDFPDIVNFEEKTTDFNKGDKLLLYTDGIVEARNNAGEFFGIERIKDILLKSKNSDNILDIILGELYKFTESEKLEDDLTFLLIERD, encoded by the coding sequence ATGGAAATAGTGATATTTAAAGATATAGAAACTTCAAAGAGTGAAATTTTTACTCTTTTTGAAAAAGAGACAAATGATAATATATTAATTGATTTTGGGGATAATTTTATTAATCCCCAAATTTTGTATTTTATGTTATTTATACAAAGAGAGGCCGTTTTACGCAAGAGACCGGTAATTTTCATTGTGGGAGACGAAGCTTCATTTAAAAAGCTTCTTCTTGAAAAGTATAATAAATATTTCTCTATTTTCAATACTTATAAAGAATACGAAAATCTGAAAAGGTTCATAAAATTTAAAGTTGCTAATGTTAATAATGAACAGTTCGTAAAAGAACTCATTACCAATATTCTTACAAATGACAGATTTAACGTAACTGAATATTCATCAAAAGATTTTCTTATGAAAAAGAAAATAGATGAAGATGTGGTAATTCTTGAGTATAAAGATGAGAAAAAGAATTTTTTTGAAGTAATAAAAAGGATAAAGCATTTAGATAAAAATATACCTATAATTCTTCTTTCCAATGACAGTGATCTGGAACAGGCACTGACTACTATAAGACTTGGTGTAAATGAAATAGTGAGAAAGCCTTTTAAAAGGGAAGAAATTAGTAATGCTGTAAAGAGAGTAGCTGTGGAGTCAGAGCTGGTAAAGGAAAATGCAAGACTTTTCAGAGAGATTCAAAAAAGGGAAAAAGAGCTGACTATACTTTATAATAATCTTGAGAAAGAGCTTACACTTGCTTCTGAAATACAGAAAAGCCTTATGCCTAAAAATGATCTTCATTTTGGGGAATACCGTATCAGATACATTTATAAACCTTCACAGGATATAGGCGGAGATTTTTGTGATATTCTGGAGGTTGACGAGAATAATTTTGCAGTGGCGTTCGCAGATATATCAGGGCATGGAATACCGGCTTCGTTATTGTCAACTATGCTTAAAGTGTATATTCTTAACTATGGATATGATATAACAGATACAGCTAAACTCACAGAAACACTTAATGAAGATGTAATAAGAGTTTTTCCGAGAGGTAAGTTTATTAGTTTGTTTTACTTAATGATAGATTTTTATAATCATAAAATGAAATTTTGTAAAGCAGCACAGGAAAGTGCCTTTCTTCTGAGAGGGCATACTGATGAAATAGAAGAACTTAATACAGAAGGTCAGGTACTGGGCTTATTTTCAAAAATTGATTTTCCTGATATTGTGAATTTTGAGGAGAAAACCACTGATTTTAATAAAGGAGATAAACTTCTTCTGTATACAGACGGAATAGTAGAGGCGAGAAATAATGCCGGAGAGTTTTTCGGGATTGAAAGAATAAAAGATATACTTTTGAAAAGTAAAAATTCTGATAATATACTTGATATTATTCTGGGAGAATTATATAAATTCACAGAAAGTGAAAAGCTGGAGGATGATTTGACTTTTCTGCTGATTGAAAGAGATTGA
- a CDS encoding Asp23/Gls24 family envelope stress response protein encodes MNDLGNISISSEVVATIASSVASDVEGVYSLAGAEPKNEFTKFFKSVSSSGNKGIEVEVGETECTIDLYVIATMGFQLPALAGEIQKRVVKAITEMTGLKVQEVNVYIQKIVKADTPKLENSDVKPLDAEEIVDESEL; translated from the coding sequence ATGAATGATTTAGGAAATATAAGCATTTCTTCGGAAGTAGTAGCTACAATAGCAAGTTCAGTTGCTTCAGACGTAGAAGGGGTATACAGTTTAGCAGGTGCAGAGCCTAAAAATGAATTTACGAAATTTTTTAAATCTGTTTCATCTTCGGGTAATAAAGGAATTGAGGTAGAAGTAGGAGAAACTGAATGTACAATAGATTTATATGTAATAGCAACAATGGGATTCCAGCTTCCGGCACTTGCGGGAGAAATACAGAAAAGAGTAGTTAAGGCAATTACTGAAATGACTGGATTAAAAGTACAGGAAGTAAATGTATATATTCAGAAAATAGTAAAAGCTGATACTCCAAAATTGGAAAATTCAGATGTAAAACCTTTGGATGCTGAAGAAATAGTGGATGAAAGCGAATTATAG
- a CDS encoding iron-containing alcohol dehydrogenase, producing the protein MLGNFTYSNPTKLYFGKDSLNGLNEELPKYGKNVLLVYGGGSIKKNGIYDEVVKILKANNKEIFEDDGVMPNPTVEKLYEGCRRAKEGNVDLILAVGGGSVCDYAKAVSVSVYSDEDPWDKYFLRMEDVDNKIIPVGSVLTMVGTGSEMNGGSVITNPESKLKIGHVFGENVFPKFAVLNPVYTFTLPQYQMVAGFFDIMSHILEQYFSGEDDNTSDYLMEGLLKSLIHSSKISVENPEDYEARSNIMWIATWALNTLVAKGKSTDWMVHMIGQSIGGYTDATHGMTLSAISIPYYKHIMPYGLAKFKRFAVNVWNVNPEGRSDEQVALEGLACMEKWMKEIGLTMSIKELGATEDMLDGIAKGSFILEGGYKVLNHDEIVGILEESMKAQ; encoded by the coding sequence ATGTTAGGGAATTTTACTTATTCAAATCCAACAAAATTATATTTTGGGAAAGACTCTTTAAATGGTCTGAATGAAGAACTGCCAAAATACGGAAAGAATGTATTACTGGTTTACGGCGGAGGATCAATTAAAAAAAATGGTATTTATGATGAAGTCGTAAAAATTTTGAAAGCTAATAACAAAGAGATTTTTGAAGATGACGGAGTTATGCCTAATCCTACTGTAGAAAAATTATACGAAGGATGCAGAAGAGCAAAAGAAGGTAATGTTGATCTTATTTTAGCAGTGGGCGGCGGTTCTGTCTGTGATTATGCAAAAGCTGTATCTGTTTCTGTCTACAGTGATGAAGATCCTTGGGATAAATATTTTTTACGTATGGAAGATGTGGATAATAAAATCATTCCTGTAGGTTCTGTTTTGACAATGGTGGGAACAGGTTCTGAAATGAACGGCGGTTCTGTTATTACAAACCCTGAAAGTAAGTTAAAAATCGGTCATGTATTCGGCGAAAATGTATTTCCAAAATTTGCTGTTTTGAATCCGGTTTATACATTTACTTTGCCGCAATATCAAATGGTTGCTGGATTCTTCGATATTATGTCTCATATTCTTGAGCAATACTTTTCAGGTGAAGATGATAATACATCAGATTATCTTATGGAGGGTCTGTTAAAATCACTTATTCATTCTTCAAAAATTTCTGTGGAAAATCCTGAAGATTATGAAGCAAGAAGTAATATTATGTGGATCGCAACATGGGCATTAAATACACTTGTTGCAAAAGGGAAATCTACTGACTGGATGGTGCATATGATCGGGCAGTCTATAGGAGGATATACTGATGCAACACACGGAATGACACTTTCAGCAATATCAATTCCTTATTATAAGCATATTATGCCGTATGGTCTTGCAAAATTCAAACGTTTTGCCGTAAATGTATGGAATGTAAATCCTGAAGGTAGAAGTGACGAACAGGTTGCTTTGGAAGGGCTTGCATGCATGGAGAAATGGATGAAAGAAATAGGACTTACAATGAGTATCAAAGAATTAGGCGCTACAGAAGATATGTTGGACGGCATTGCAAAAGGTTCTTTTATTCTTGAGGGCGGTTATAAAGTGCTTAATCATGATGAAATTGTTGGTATTTTAGAAGAAAGTATGAAAGCACAATAG
- a CDS encoding MerR family transcriptional regulator has translation MLYSIGEMSKMMNIAPSTLRYYDKEGLLPFVKRSDGGIRQFGESDFEWLSIIHCLKQAGMPIKDIKKYLDMITEGDSNIGKRLEIFKKQRAKVEKQIEELTQTLRVLEYKCWYYEIAKEKGSVDPVENMNIEDMPEKYGQVKEKLNSLKLK, from the coding sequence ATGTTATATAGTATAGGGGAAATGTCGAAAATGATGAATATAGCACCTTCAACACTTCGTTATTATGATAAGGAAGGACTGCTTCCATTTGTAAAGCGTTCTGACGGCGGCATCCGCCAATTCGGCGAATCGGACTTTGAATGGCTTTCCATTATACACTGCTTAAAACAGGCGGGAATGCCCATAAAAGATATAAAAAAGTATCTTGATATGATAACAGAGGGTGATTCAAACATTGGGAAACGTCTGGAGATTTTTAAAAAACAGCGTGCCAAAGTGGAGAAACAAATTGAGGAGTTAACACAGACTCTCAGAGTTCTTGAGTATAAATGCTGGTATTATGAAATTGCGAAAGAAAAGGGGTCTGTTGACCCTGTGGAGAATATGAATATTGAAGATATGCCTGAAAAATACGGACAGGTTAAAGAAAAACTGAACAGCCTGAAACTAAAGTAA
- the amaP gene encoding alkaline shock response membrane anchor protein AmaP — translation MITFLVFLAWLSIISGSLIIVTMGLSDVVMKTGYLEAVQRRIDLSDPQVIIILVLLIVVYLIIFVLYFVHKLTKYSENKVIKSKSGEITVTYKTINNLVKEYLGAQKFIKSIKTKTAQKGRGVVIHAVLELYSIKDLNSRLQELQNELVEYLFNSTGVELKKSYFKIKKLIQNQEIYTFYAENTDTKILDYKEKPEFESTLKISGMKEEEEKENKEINLQETK, via the coding sequence ATGATAACATTTTTAGTATTTTTAGCTTGGTTATCGATAATATCAGGAAGTCTTATTATAGTAACAATGGGTCTGTCAGATGTAGTAATGAAAACGGGATATCTCGAAGCGGTGCAGAGAAGAATAGATTTATCTGATCCGCAGGTAATAATAATTTTAGTATTATTAATAGTAGTGTATCTCATAATTTTCGTTTTATATTTTGTCCACAAACTGACAAAGTACTCTGAAAATAAAGTAATAAAAAGTAAAAGCGGTGAAATTACCGTAACATATAAAACTATAAACAATCTGGTAAAGGAGTATCTCGGAGCCCAGAAGTTTATAAAATCAATAAAGACCAAAACAGCTCAAAAAGGGCGTGGCGTGGTAATACATGCAGTTTTGGAATTATACTCAATAAAAGACTTGAACAGCAGGCTTCAGGAGCTGCAAAATGAACTGGTGGAGTATCTTTTTAATTCTACCGGGGTAGAGCTGAAAAAATCATACTTTAAGATAAAAAAACTTATACAAAATCAGGAAATTTATACTTTCTATGCTGAAAATACAGATACTAAAATACTGGACTATAAAGAAAAACCAGAATTTGAGTCTACACTGAAAATTTCAGGAATGAAAGAAGAAGAAGAGAAAGAAAATAAAGAGATTAACTTACAGGAAACAAAATAA
- the nusB gene encoding transcription antitermination factor NusB: MGRRKLREEIFKLLFERELVDNDMDMRLAEVLEENDITKEEDIEFMREYIKNVTEHKESIEDKIKSKLVGWSFDRLGTVEKTLLKMSFYEITEAGTGHEIVINETVELAKKYGEDKTPDFINGILADLVS, encoded by the coding sequence ATGGGTAGAAGAAAGCTTAGGGAAGAGATATTTAAACTGTTGTTTGAAAGAGAACTTGTGGATAATGACATGGATATGAGACTGGCAGAAGTTCTTGAGGAAAATGACATTACCAAAGAAGAAGATATTGAATTTATGAGAGAATACATAAAGAATGTTACCGAACATAAAGAAAGTATCGAAGATAAAATAAAATCCAAGCTTGTCGGCTGGTCCTTTGATAGATTGGGAACTGTGGAGAAGACGCTTCTGAAAATGTCATTTTATGAAATAACAGAAGCAGGTACCGGACATGAGATAGTTATTAATGAAACAGTGGAACTGGCTAAAAAATATGGTGAAGATAAAACACCGGATTTCATAAACGGAATACTTGCAGATCTGGTGAGCTGA